The Diospyros lotus cultivar Yz01 chromosome 11, ASM1463336v1, whole genome shotgun sequence region tgaaagttGCTTCTCACacagaaaaaaagagagatgaaaataatataaaagtaaaaacattctttctctttttgctAGTAAAAGATGTATACTTTGAGGACTTTTTTGCTTAGGAAGAATTTAAAGATTAGTTgaacatcatcttcttcttttatacTTGTTGTCAAGAGAATGAAATATGTGAGTATAACAttctttttctataaaataattattaaaatattcaaaaatcaagataaaagaataaggaaaaatttaGAGCCATTTTGTAGCCTTAACGGTCAAAACTATGCATTAAATGCATTTGCAATAGCTAGTTTAACGGCTATACTTTTTTGTTTCAGAACaatattactcgagtacaaagagtttgtaattgagtatttttttatctttacttgAGTAAACAAAGTTTGTAATCGACTAAGTTTTGTCTATATTAAGTAcagatattttttaatcaactattttttatgtttacttgattataaaacttttgtaatcgattataaaatgattttagcaacataaataaattactCAATTACCAATCAAATATGATCGATTATACATCAATTTTTACTCAATTATAAGAGAATAATACTCTATTATAATTTTGATTACTCGATTACTTTTGGTCTAACTGAAACTTGTAAtaaatactcaattacaaaagaatAATTAGTCGAGTATAAATCCTTACATACTCgaatacattttaatttgtaatcgattatatgctatacaaaattgacttattcagtTACAATAAGAATTATACTTGATTAAATAGATTAAATCATAGACTCAAATACCTAGATCAATAGATTACTTAAGTAATATAGAATTTTTAGTCGATTAATGCTTTGATAcactaaattagatttaaacCTTACTTGATTAAAGCTTTATAAGAAAATcatctttaatatattattttgaatatcatcaaaataattttcttatcaaCAACAATATCTAAATAAGAAACATAGACATTAGACTCAAATATAAaacacaagtgttgtttgtgacAGTTAACATTAACTTTTCAATCATATTCACTTGGTTACTTAGAAAGGTTTCATGGAACAAGATAAtgagataatttcatatattggAATTTTACtagatttatatgaaaaaataaattgagtaCATAGATTGCTACtccaccccaaaaaaaaaaaaaaaaaaaaaaaattcatttcttgataaaaaaaaatatcattctaCTTAGCCTACAATATAACATATTTCATAGAAATATAATTACCCAAATAATTGTTTATTCACATATACTttatcaaatacacacacatgAAATACACATAAGTTAAATAACTTACTTATTATTTAACTGAGATAAAACATATAGAAGATTGCAAATATATTAAGCATACTATATGTTAATCAACAACATATAACACCAAGATGCATTGATTTCAGAATCGTGAATTTTCAATCATACTtaccaaaataagaacaatatatgttttatgttcTATAAGCTCTAAGCCATCATACACACATTTTAAATCCTAAAcatcattattttaaaacatttgacaACTTAAGAATTTATAGCAGTTTGATCAAATAATGATGAATTCAATACTTCAATGATTTTGCTTATCAAGCAACAAACATTCAACATTATAAATTCTttaagtgtttttttattaaattttagaacATGGAAAACCTTAagaatttaatacaaattaataagaaatttaaaatcattGGATCAAAATTAAAGAACCATCCCATGAGTATATGATCATTTACAACAAGAATTTGATGTAACCCACGCTCTTTGaatcacaacataaatattgaTCTCTTAGGATAACAAGCTTAATCCTAAGTTTACCTTAAGAATCATAAACACCATAAGATCTATAAGATACTTATGTAATATGGATATTTAGAATATTGCTTAAAATCTTTAACAACCTATTAGCATATTAAGCATActtataaaatatgttaaagTTATTAATACAACCTTAACAACACCTtagaaatataagaaattaacatattttaaaggataaaataattttcacatatatcAAAACTATTAAAACAAACTTAAGATAACATACGAGGACATTAAAGTTTTGATATAAAACATCCATTATCAAAACATTCTAAGGACAAACTCCACGCAAGTGTTTCTTCATCAATTGGTAATTCTTTTGCGACTTAATTTCAAATAGATCTAGGTacgcatttatttaattgtattatgtgatttacatgaatttctttgatttatagatattatatataattgtttgtTATTCATTTATACAAGCAATATTATCACTTACACTTCAATCATGTTTCTAACCCAATCTATGATTTTGGTTGATTGGAATACTTGGagcttttaaaaaaatatgatttagtacatactttttcttttttgagataAGATGATACCTTGCTTAGAATAAACTACCTCAAATTCCTTGGCTAATTGGTCCTTTAAATCACTTTTCTCAGCCATGTTATTCCTTATTAGTATAATGTCATACACCTAcaccaaatattttaattttgaaattagcCTTGAGTGGAAATGGAAAAGAGTAATAAATTATAAACCtagcttttgttttttgtttttgggttttATCTACTTTTGCAACTTATCAAATATTTTCAAGTATAATATTCTTatagagtgtgtgtgtgtgtttatttttttattttttaagaagcATTGCATTAAGTAAATGGAAAAAGTATTTTAAtgttatattcttaaaattttaaaaaacttttataaaaatactaaaaatattaatattattttttaaattttaatttatatatttttatgtatatcaAATACATCAACATTACTTTTGTGAGCATGTGATTTCTAATAAGAGTATTTCCAAAgattatattattgaaaatttaattagcGAGAAACACCAGCCGCAACTGGTTTACAGAAGCGTCTATTCATGCGCAACGCTTGCCTGTTCTGTTTTCATTCTGCTTCGAAagacacctctctctctctctctctctctctctccctctccctcgcTAATGGCTTCTTCCGTGAAAGAGGCACTGGGTGAACTCGACAAGGACTCGTTCGTAACCCTTCTCTCGAAGCTCATTGGGGAGTCCAAGTACGTCCAGAACAACCCGCCGGAGCTGATACCGGAGGAGGACAGGATCGTCAGGCACGTGCTCGACGTCCTCCTACCTCTCAGCACCACCACCGGTGGCGGCCCTCTCATCGTCAACCACGTCACTTATCATCCCAACCGAGGCAACCTTATTGTTGAGTACCCTGGAATCCAGTCCGGCAAGATCTTGTCGTTCGTCGGCATGCACATGGATGTCGTCACTGCCAATCCCTCTGactgggtctctctctctctctctctctctctctctctctctcatgattTTAGGGGGCTTATTGACCTTGGGTTTGTTCCATTTCAGGGGGCTCATTGTTTCAGTAAGGGTTGGTTTTTTAGTTCCAAATATCAAGGCTATTGGGATTCCTGTACTTTTTTagggattttctttttttgattgaTTCGAGCATACACATCACACTAGGCATTACTCCTTTTTTTTGTGGAGTCTAGGATTATCTATGTCAAGTTAATCAAAATTGTGGTTTTTGCACTTGTTTCTTTATTGGGCCTGGGTTTTTCAGTGGTTGATCTAAATTGTTTCTGGAATCAGTGCTTTCATAATCaaccttattttatttcttttcaaattgaGTTGCTGACCATTCTCCTCCTGTAACTAGGATTCTTTATTTGTGCTTTTCGTGTGTTTGTTATGATTTGCAATTCTGATGACCGAGGTTGAACACTTTTAAGGTCGTGTATATTAATACATTGGAAGCCCATTACTCGAGCTTCTAGTTcatgaaatctgaaaattttctgCTTCACTGATATTTACTTATTTGTTTTGTTACTTCTTCTTGTTGCTTTGTTTTATCTTTTCGAGGGTCTCTTGGATTCATTTCACCTTTCCATACTTGTCAATCTACATTCAATCCATTTTCACTTCACCTTTGTGACTGGAAGGTCCAGGTTCGAGTTGTGGAAACATCTTTGTAATTCAAGGGTAAGTCTGTCTTCTTGTTGCTTTGTTTTATCTTTACGAGGGTCTCTTGGATTCCTTTCACCTTTCCATACTTGTCACTCTACATTCAATCCATTTTCACTTCACCTTTGTTACTGGAAGGTCCAGGTTCGAGTTGTGGAAACATCTTTGTAATTCAAGGGTAAGTCTGTGTCTTCTTGTTGctttgttttatcttttcaagGGTCTCTTCGATTCCTTTCACCTTTCCATACTTCTCACTCTACATTCAATCCATTTTCACTTCACCTTTGCGACTGGAAGGTCCTGGTTCAAGTTTTGGAAACATTTTTGTAATACAAGGGTAAGTCTGTGCAAAAATGACCCTCTCCCAGCCCTTGCCAAGTGGGGAACCTCACGCACTAAGGACACCCACttgttgaattttatattctctATGTTTTTATACCTTTACCATACTAGATATAAAGTGTTTTAGTCTAAACACTGACACAAATTGCTAAAATCTTGCAAGAATAATGGTGGTTTTTCTTCTACCAAAATTCCCTGGCTAACTTAATAGTTATACGCTATCAAACAAAGACCTCTATCCATTTGTTTGGTTGCCAATCACTGCAAAACAGAAGTAATTATAAGAAGAAATCaagtatttgatttttttaaagcGAGGAAAAAAGGGTGGTTGTGGAGCCATTGCCtctcatttttgttatttggctGAAAAAGATGAATTCCATTATTCTTGTCCATATCTACAAAATTGGCATCATGGGCagagaaattccataaaatGTAGTATGGCAGAGGAGAAAGACATAATAAGAGTCCTACACACATAGTTGTGAAATGCACACTTGAGGCGCAAGGCGCAAGGGGCACCGGCCCCTAAGCCTTAGAGCCCCCAAGGGGCGGCCTTAAAGAAGCGTGCACCTCAGCAGAGGCTGCGCGCCTCTCatatctttaatatatatattttaaaaaaagttaaaaaacaagaaaatccCAGCTCGATAGAGACAGACCCAAACCCTAAAAGCCTCTCTTCCTTAGTATGAATGCTCAGGGTTTCAGATTCAAGCGGCCATTGTTAGGGATACatagagtatatatatatatatatatatataaacttcaCTAGAATGATCTGCCCAATACATAAATAACGCACCTGATACAAGAGTATCAGTTTCAACCAATACAGAATATGAAGTATAAATCACAGAGATTATAACAGTTGCAGTAGCAAATAATATTCTAACAGCAACAGCTCGAACATCGATATAATTAGACAAGTGAAACTTCTACCCAACAACAACAAATGGATAGTAACAGATATTACCAGAACAACAAAACAGAGATGACATGTGACCAGCAACCACTGCAGCCGGAACGTCAAGGAGGTAGAGGAACATAAGCAGGTCAAGTTGCTTTTTGCACTGTCTTGAAGACAGTTATCGCCCTGCACCGGCAGCGAGCAAACTTCGGCAACTGTCTCAGTAGAATGAAACGACCTCTCTGGTGAACGACAACCACGAATAATCGGAGCTAGCAAAACTCAGAAACGGGCTCGCTCTTAGTGACAGAAAAACTCgagaaggaagaagacaaaGCTTGGGGATAAGCTGCTTTGGGTggaagagagaacagaaagCTTATGGAGGAAAAATAACACACCACCCATATATATAAGAGAAGCCAACCACaacctatatatataggcaccccATCAACTTAGCAATGAAGGAAACTTGGAGTGGGAAGAAAGTCACAAAGACTTAATAAGGAAGGAAAGACTTCCAAAGACTTAGCAAGGAAGGAAAGACTTGGCAGCCTTTCACCTTGTAACCCACCAATGTGGGACAAgcacccactacacacacacacacactcacctCCAACAGCCATTGCTAAGAAAGAAAAGTGGCAGACTGCAGTCCTTCCAATTGAGAGCTGTGACCAAGAAGAACCAACCAGTCGAGAGCTGTGATCAAGAAGAACCAAGAAACAATCGAGAAATATCAGTTATTTTGGACTACAGTCCTTCCAACCAAGTATAGGCTTGCAGTGATAGCCATCAAAGATCCGAAGTATAGGCTTGCAGGAAGCTGTGGAAGTTGAAAGGTCTAGTAGGCATGGAAGATCCATACATCATTTACAAGGTCTCACAGGCATGGAGGGTCTCGTAGGCGTGGAAGAGCTGAGGTTGTTAGTGCATCTGGGCTTTGTTGGTGCGGAAGTTGAAAGGTCTTGTAAGCGCAGTTAGATATGAAGATAACAAGAGCCGAAGTTGTTGATGCATCTGCGCTTTGTTGGTGCAAAATTGAAGGCGAAGGTCTGATTCCCCAAGAAGTTGAAAGGTCTTGCAGCAGTTGAGAGCTAAAGGCATTGCTGAACATTGGAATTCACTCAATTGTGAGTTGTgactaaagtttttttttttttaatcagtcTTAGAAGAGTCTTCTAGTGATAGTACTGCTGGTAATTGAAAAGACCTCGCCTGGAAATATGTTCGTCTTGCCAAGCCAAATAGCACAAATGATTTAATGCAAAAATTACAAAGGGAGGAATTTATAGAGCTAAGCAGCATATTGTTGGAGGATTCCGTAATACTAAACCCTGTGCAAAATGTCCACTGCATATTAAAGAAGAAATCATGGAATTTATGGAGAAAAAAGCTGCAATGAGTATGGAGAAAAGTTCTATTCCAGATTTTGAAGATGTGGATGCTTTTGGTGATGATGTAAATGAAGATGATATTATTGGACTTAAAATTAAGAGTTCAAAACTAAAAGAGGGCAGTAGTAAGATTGTCAATGCGAAAAAGCCAAATGTAAAAGGGTCAATGGACGTATTCTGTACTGCTAGTGCGGAGAAAGTACTGCAAGATAGGAAGAGGATGAGACAAACTACAATGAATGAAGTTTGTAAAAAGGAATTGCGTGAGAAAGCTTGTAGAGATGTAGCTAAATGGATGTATGATGCTGCAATTCCATTCAATAGCTAGTTTTGATGTGATGGTTGAATCTATTGGTCAATTGGGCATTGGGATGAAAGCACCAAGTTACCATGAGATTAGGGTTCCTTTGTTACATAAGGAAGTTGCTGATGTGAAACACATGATGAAGTCTTATGAGGAAGAATGGGCAAAGTATGGTTGCTCTATTATGGCTGATGGATGGATTGATAAGAAACATAGAACTTTGATAAACTTTTTGCTAAATTCTCCAAAGGGTTCATTTTTCTTGGAATATATTGATGCTtctgatttttcaaaaactggggacaaaatatttgaattgttgCAGAGAGAGAAACACTGTCCAAGTTGTCACCGATAATGCATCTAATAATGTCCTTGCAGGTAAgacaattcaattttgaatttacttacaaaatcttcaattcattttcataatcttaatttagtctgtgtttaaatttaaaatttattttcttatcttaatttttaggGGAATTGTTGCAAGCAAAGCGAAAACATTTATATTGGAATCCTTGTGCAGCAAATTGCATTGATTTGATATTAGAAGATATAGCAAAATGCCTATTGTCATTGAAGAGGGTAGTACAATTGAATGCTTATATATGTGTTAGACCAGGAGTGGTGAATATGTTGAAGAAGTTTATGGGAGAAAGAGAGCTTGTTCGAGCTGAGCTGGTGTCATGAGATTTGCAACTGCTTATCTCACACTTTTTGAGAATACATAAGCAAAAgacaaatttgagaaaaatattcacCTCAGAGGACTGGATAACGAGCAAATGGGTTAAGGAAGCTGTGGGTAAAAGAGCAACTGCCACCATATTAATGCCCACATTTTAAACTAGCATTGTTTACATTCTTAAGGTATTTGGTCCTTTAGTCCGAGTCTTTAGGTTGGTTGATGGTGAAAATAGACCTACAATGGGATACATTTATGAGGCAATGGATAGAGCTAAGGAAACCATTGCAAAATCCTTtcaggaaagagaagaaaaatatgatGAAGTGTTTAAAATCATTGATAAAAGGTGGGAATGTCAACTCCATCAACCTTTGCATGCAACTGGACACTTTTTAAATCCAGAGTGCTTTTACTTAGATTCCAGTATttctgaaaatgaaaatattatgaCGGGATTGTACAAAGTTTTGCAAAGGATGGTTCCAAGCCATGATGAGCAAGACAAAATTAGTGACCAATTCACTCAGTATCGAAATTCTGAAGGAGTTTTTGGCATGGAGTAGGCTATTCGACATCGAAAGACAAAATCCCTAGGTAATTGAGTTTGTTGggatttatttcaatttttaaattaaattagtgtaattaattttttaagattagTTTATAAGATGTCTGATAAATAACATTAACCTAATTATTCTATCTCAACAGCTGAATGGTGGAAATCTTATGGATCTTCCACACCAAACTTGcaaaaatttgcaattaaaatacTTAGCCTTACTTGTAGTGCATCTGGATGCGAGCGTAATTGGAGCATTTTTGAACATATAAGTAACAACTAACATAGACTCTTTACTTAGCCTTTTGTTTTAGATGACATATACTTATTAAAAATGTTCTgtattaatttacaaaatcataacaaaaaaaagaaaaaaagaaaagaaataggcTAGCTCAACAACGCTTGAATGATTTGGTGTTTGTAAAATACAATTGAGTGTTGAAGCATAGATATGATGCACATGATCACATTGACCCCATCTCTTTGAAGGACATATATGACGGTAATAAATGGTTGATGGGTAGAATGGATGGATcatcagatgaggaagaagactTTGTGTTTGAAGATGATTCTTTAACATGGAGTGCTGTTTCTAGAGCTGCTGGAGTTAAGGAGAATGTCCATCACACTAGATTAGTCTAAGGGAACAAGTGTTACggcaaaggaaaagggaaaggcAAAAGTATCTTCTTCTTTGTCAAAGATTAGTACTCCTACTCTTGGAGATGAGGAGGAAGATATTGATTTTGAAGATGAatatgaagaagaggaagacttTGGAAGTGACCAATATAATCTAGATGACGACGACGATCATCTTATGATTGATGTTGgatgttattattgttgtgtttattttcttgaatttttttgtttgattatgaattgtttatgtttgaatttgatgatgaatacttgttaatttattatattttgtttttatcctCCTATTAATTTGCctttgttttattaaattatattttttttcttggcgCGCCTCGCCTTGCGCCTTGCGTCTTGGGCTCCAGGACCCCTTTGCGCCTTAGTGTGCCTTTCTCCTTTAATAACTATGCCTACACATTCTCATTCTTGTCAAGGTAGTTATTTGATTGGAGTTCCTACAAGGCATGGTGTGAATGAGTAGATGTTTCCTACTAGTTTGTATTCTTGTAGAATTAGTTATTTGATTAAGTCAGTTAGAGATGTTTTCACCCTTTTGTTCCTATAGTTAGTGGAACACAGAAGTCATATATATTTAGATCAAAACACTTTTTAGGGGTAATTTTGGCATACATGAAATATGACAGGGCTTTGGATATTGTTTACACCAAACTTTCGTCCCTTTTGATACTAGTATAGATTAGAACAACTTTCTGGAGACTAAGATGACACGTGtacaaaagtatttttatgCCACTGATACTCTTTTGTTAGTCCAAGATTCATTCTTGTCAAGTTTTTCATATATTCAATCTGCATGCTTTaagtttcttctttttgtttacGGTGGATCTTAAATGATTGAGCAAATTGCTTGTGTTGCATGCAAGAATAGTTTTGAGTTTATATTTAAGAAAGAAATGGGTTTAAATTCTGTCTATAGAAATCTATAATTTTGGGGTTTAGAAACAGTGATGAGTTTTATGCCTCTGACTGTCTGCAGGATTTTGATCCATTCTCTTTGAGTATTGAGGGTGATAAACTTCGTGGTCGAGGAACAACTGATTGCTTAGGCCATGTTGCTCTTGTAACTGAACTTATGAGGAGGTTGGGTGAgacaaagccaaagttgaaATCAACTGTAGTTGCTGTTTTTATTGCCAGTGAAGAGAACTCATCCATTCCTGGTGTTGGTGTGGATGCACTGGTGAAAGATGGCTTGCTTGATAAGTTAAAACAAGGTCCTCTGTAAGTGTTTAAAATCTCTTGTTGACAAGATTAAACTTTGAGAAGACCATTTCATAAGTTGATTTATAAGAAACGTTGGTAatgttttgttctctttttctGCACAGCTTTTGGATTGACACAGCAGATAAACAACCTTGCATTGGTACCGGTGGCATGATTCCATGGAAACTTCATGTTGTAGGAAAGCTTTTTCACAGTGGTTTGGCCCACAAGGTAATCCAATATGGTATCCTGTCATATTCCTAATAACTAAGGGGGGATACATTCTTGGGTAGAAGGAATGGGCAGATGAAAGGTCATTCTTCTAGAAGGAAGTTAGATagttgcaatattttgaaagctgTAACTTTGAAAAGTGGCGGCCCTTTTGGTGCCAAAAGCTAGCAACAATCAGTATATAATTACTGAATGCATTCAgtgtaaaagaaagaaaagaaattaatcaaaaacttctgatttccctctcaatctctcctctctctctctcttggattTCCCTCTTATCTTTCTatcttccctctctctctgaaatttttctcatttccttctAATTTCTTAACTGGATTCTCGCTAATTCAGTGAGAACTTCCTGTCAGATTCATGGATCTGACATATCCAATTCTGACATCCTGTGTAAATAGTTGTACcagaccaaatattttatatgtgttttttttcagtaaaatatttgttttgagtTGACCACTTCCAAGATGATAACATTTTGGCAGAGAAGTTCAATATTTTTGGTGGTTTTCTAAAATGATTAGAAAAAATGCAATTTATTGAGAAGGTGCTCTTAATGTTAGGAATTTTGCTTGTACTTCTAACTTTTGTTTCAGAAGTACAAGAACTGTTCTGAAATGAGTTCACCTGTTATTTCCAGCATGATAATTGCAGCAACCACTACCTCTGAGTCTGACCTCCCTGCAACCACTCTTTATTTGTTATGACTATATTACTTTATCCAGCTACTGGTTAGTTCTGGGTTTTAAGGATCATTAGATGCTTCTTAGCTCGATAGGAACAAATGTAGATGACATACTTTTCAAAGTCATGCTACTGTCCTCATGTTGGTTGGAGAATGTAGCTATTAAGTTTTATCCCCTCTTTGTGGGAtcttaatttattgaaaatagtTAGTGTAATTTCAGGAAACCAGTAGAATTAAAGGTAATATAAAACTGGACCCCATCTtataggattaaggcttgtgatgatgaAAGGTAACTAAAACTTGTTATGGAGGGTATCCAGCATCAATTGGTTAATTATCCATAACGCAACATTGTGTTAGGCCATGGGCCATATACTCAAAGCTTGATGGATTGAATGGAAAAGTGCTATGAAAATTCTCTTTGATCTTGGAGTTCATATTAAGTTGATAAGACATCCAGTATGATGGACACGGGGCTGGTTTTGTGTATGATATAGAGCTTTATATGCATAGAAATAACATTTTCAGAGAATGTTGTGGAAAAGATATCAAAATGGACTTAAAGGTTTT contains the following coding sequences:
- the LOC127813143 gene encoding acetylornithine deacetylase, which gives rise to MASSVKEALGELDKDSFVTLLSKLIGESKYVQNNPPELIPEEDRIVRHVLDVLLPLSTTTGGGPLIVNHVTYHPNRGNLIVEYPGIQSGKILSFVGMHMDVVTANPSDWDFDPFSLSIEGDKLRGRGTTDCLGHVALVTELMRRLGETKPKLKSTVVAVFIASEENSSIPGVGVDALVKDGLLDKLKQGPLFWIDTADKQPCIGTGGMIPWKLHVVGKLFHSGLAHKAINPLELAMEAVKEIQLQFYKDFPPHDQEQVYGFATPSTMKPTQWSYPGGGINQIPKECTISGDVRLTPFYNIADAMKKLQEHVDDLNANIEKLDVRGPVSKYVLPDENLVGRIEISFDEAFSGVACNLDSRGFHVLCKATEEVVGHVKPYAITGSLPLIRELQDEGFDVQTSGYGLMATYHAKNEYCLLRDMCQGYRVFTSVIDQLED